Proteins found in one Falco cherrug isolate bFalChe1 unplaced genomic scaffold, bFalChe1.pri scaffold_259, whole genome shotgun sequence genomic segment:
- the LOC102055536 gene encoding LOW QUALITY PROTEIN: transmembrane protein 223-like (The sequence of the model RefSeq protein was modified relative to this genomic sequence to represent the inferred CDS: deleted 6 bases in 5 codons), with protein sequence MAAAERARAALEAAAAVPGDVVLFRHERGRFFRLAGLFCAGQGLFWAYLAHFAFTALRPAPGTDTDDPLRPRDNKWRFGFTASCLTLGSLIVGAGCLFPLRAVRRVTLLRGGPRVTISTHGPLGVGQGPTFTVPLRHVSCRAHRSEVPAAIPLKVKGRPFYFLLDKVGQLCNPRLFDITVGAYRKL encoded by the exons atggcggcggcggagcgggccCGGGCGGCGCTGGAAGCGGCGGCCGCGGTGCCC GGGGACGTGGTGCTGTTCCGGCACGAACGGGGCCGGTTTTTCCGCTTGGCCGGGTTGTTTTGCGCGGGGCAGGGCCTGTTCTGGGCCTACCTGGCTCATTTCGCCTTCACCGCGCTGCGCCCCGCGCCCGGCACCGACACCGACGATCCGCTCCGGCCCCGCGACAACAAATGGCGCTTCGGCTTCACCGCCTCCTGCCTCACCCTCG gctccCTGATCGTG GGGGCCGGCTGCCTGTTCCCCCTGCGCGCCGTCCGGCGGGTGACCCTGCTGAGGGGGGGG CCGAGGGTGACCATCAGCACCCACGGCCCCctgggggtggggcagggccCCACCTTCACCGTCCCCTTACGCCACGTCTCC TGCCGCGCTCACCGCTCCGAGGTGCCAGCCGCCATCCCCCTCAAGGTCAAGGGCCGACCCTTCTACTTCCTGCTGGATAAGgtg gggcagctctgcaaCCCCCGCCTCTTCGACATCACTGTCGGCGCCTACCGCAAGCTATAG